In the genome of Kineococcus endophyticus, the window GCCAGCACCTGCCCCGCGAACTCCCCGAGGACGAGCTTCAGCGCGAACCCCGGCGCGGGTACGAGGGAGGGCCGGTGCAGGGCCGCCCCGAGCGCCGTCGTCAGGGCGGTGTTCGTCGCCGGCTCCGGGCAGGTCAGGTTGGCGGGCCCGGAGACCGGCCGGGTCAGCAGGAACTCCAGTGCCGCGAGCTCGTCCGGCATCGTGATGGGGCTCCACCACTGCCGTCCGCTGCCGAGCGGGCCGCCGAGGCCGAGCTTGAACAGGGTCAGGAGCTGCCCGAAGGCCCCGCCGACGGGGTTGGCGAGCAGACCGGTCCGGGCGAGCGCCACGCGGACCCCGGCCGCCGAGGCCGGTTCGGTGGCGCCCTCCCACTGCGCGACGACGTCGGCGAGGAAGTCGTCCCCGCGCGGGGCGTCCTCGGTCAGGACCGCCGAACCGCCGTCGCCGTAGGCGCCGATGGCGGAGGCGTTGACGAGGACCTGCGGCGCCTCGTCGAGGCGGAGCAGGGCGCCCACGAGCGTGGACGTGGTGTCCAACCGCGAGGAGAGGATGGTCCGCTTGTAGTCGTCGGTCCAGCGCTGGTCCCCGACGCCGGCGCCCGAGAGGTTGACGGCCCCGTCCAGGCGCCCGAGGGCGCGGGGGTCCAACTCCCCGCGCGAGGGGTCCCACTGCACCTGGTGCGGCTCGCGCACGGGCCGGCGCACGAGCGTCAGGACGTCGTGCCCCGCTCCCCGCAGGTGCGCCACCAGGTGACGACCGATGAGACCGCTGGCCCCGCTGACGACGACGCGCACGAGCACACTCCAAGGTGGTGGTGGGGGAAAGGGAGCAGCCCCGTCCCTGCGGCAGGAACGGGGCTGCGGTGGAGCTGGGTCAGAGCCCGAGCTCACCCTCGAACTCGCCGGCCTCGATGCGCTTCTTGATGGTCTGCAGGAAGCGCGCCGCGTCGGCCCCGTCGACGATCTGGTGGTCGTAGGACAGGGCGAGGTACATCATCGAGCGCACCGCGATCGTGTCCTGGCCGTCGGCGTCGGTGAGCACGACGGGCCGCTTGACGAGCGCGCCGGTGCCGAGGATGGCGACCTGCGGGGCGTTGAGGATCGGGGTGTCGAACAGGGCCCCGATGCTGCCGGTGTTGGTGATGGTGAAGGTGCCGCCGGACAGGTCGTCCGGGGTGATCTTGCTGGCGCGGGTGCGGGCCGCCA includes:
- a CDS encoding TIGR01777 family oxidoreductase, which codes for MRVVVSGASGLIGRHLVAHLRGAGHDVLTLVRRPVREPHQVQWDPSRGELDPRALGRLDGAVNLSGAGVGDQRWTDDYKRTILSSRLDTTSTLVGALLRLDEAPQVLVNASAIGAYGDGGSAVLTEDAPRGDDFLADVVAQWEGATEPASAAGVRVALARTGLLANPVGGAFGQLLTLFKLGLGGPLGSGRQWWSPITMPDELAALEFLLTRPVSGPANLTCPEPATNTALTTALGAALHRPSLVPAPGFALKLVLGEFAGQVLASQRVVPSVLLEHGFTFRHPDVAAVTGWLARA